TGACAATGCTCAAATTAatgtgagccccccccccaccaccacccaaagCCTGTGGCCATGTACTCACTGCCTGCATGGTCTGGTTCATGCATTTCATAGCTGGAGTCCTGCGGTCGTCCAGGAAGAAGGGGTCCTTCCAGTGGTCGTAGTTGGTCTCCAGCACATACCACCTGTTCTGCTTGCGGTCGAGCCTTAAAGAACACAGAGGCCCATCACACTGAAGAGCTTTGTGATCCCTAATCCTTAGAAAGAACCCATGGTCAAGACCTCATCTGGCCACCTGCTGGGCCTGGTGTGTAAAGATAGCCATTCACAGACTAAAAGCATATTTCCTGGACTCCGGAGAGATTGTTCCCGCACAGACCCTGCTGAATGAAACCCACCCTCCCTGGGAAGCGCTACAGCTAGTGATGCGCCACCCGCCTTGGCTGCTGGCCAATCCGGAATCAGTACCAGAGTGCAGGGGGTGTATCACAGCAGTAAAACCCTGAGTTTGAGCGGGACGCTCCACCCCATGGCCCGTGGACACGCCCCGCTGTTTTAACCATGCCCCGGGTTGAGTGTGCAGACTGAACTCACTCCCAGATGTCCAGGCTGAGCACTCTGGAGCGGGTGATCACACAGCCCTGCCCCGTCTGGTTCCCTCCCAGGATGAAGTAGGCTGGGGCCAGCAGCTTGGTCTGGGCCAGCCTGTTCTTGGCCTCCTCGTAGCTGTGGGTGGAAAGTGAAccagagaaaaacaaagcacaccagttatttcaaaccttttttttaccaaacaCACCTGTCTGCTTCCCTTTTCAGTTCCaaccacaacagcagcaacaagaCATGAGAGCTGTCAAAAGACCTTCACTGCATAACAAAATCCCCTGCATTGCCAGTTATTCAGAACATGGATCCTACAAAGATGAATAACCTTATATATGCTCAAAACATATATAGACCAAAACAAGATCTTGCCTTTTAATTATTAGTGATAGGGAAGGATTCCTATGAAATAaactagaagaaaaaaaatgaaactattcaTGCCTTGAATAGTTAAACAGACAAGAGGACTGAGGACCAGGCTACTGAAAAGCATGTAGACTGCTACAGGGAAGATGTGGTGTAACCTTCAACCACAGCACAAACTGATCTGTTTCACTGAGATGGTACAGGTACCTGGTAGCATTCTCCAGAACCGACCGTGTGAGGAAGCTCATCCACATCCCGTCCCTCTTTCCCAGAATCCACTCCAGGATACCTGCAGGAAGAGGGTGTTTCCATTGAGACGGCCCCCCACTGCATTATTCACGCCGTGTTTGCATACCAGCTCAGAGCGAGcaaaaacacaggcacaaacaatATATACCCCCATTCCTGCTCCACcctctcaaaaaatattttgtgcgtTGTCAAAAACAGTACCCATGATGTGAAAAGGGATTTAAGGGGGTTTGTCGAGACAGCAATGcctttgaattttaaataaaaattgatttccaATAATATTCCACTTCTGGGATATTCCAACAGAAAGACATGGTTTTATATGCGTCATTAAGCAGGACAAGGCTCACCGATGTACCCTCCGTCAAGGCTGAAACGCTCGTTCATGGTGAGAGTGAAGGTGTGCTGTGAGAGAAAGGCAAGGTAAATGTTCTAGAACTGAAGGAaggataaatgtaatgtactggaACAGACAGAAGGGTAAATGTAATGTGCTAGAACAGAAGGAAAGGCAAATGTACTGAATCGGTCTTTACCGATGTTGCTCTACAGCTGGTGAAAGACGCTTCTAAGTCAGTGCTGAAACATTTATTAAGACATATGAATAATAGTACACCATTGCGACCTGCAATCCAGAATCAAACCTGGCCCGGAtaatacataaaacacacacacacaccgagtaGTCAACAGGTGGCTCAAGGCCCCAGAAGGCTACACTTACCGGCCTGATACCGGTCAACATGCCCACGTATCCAGCGAAGTTGGTGGATTTGAAGACAGTCCGATTGTTTCGTGTGAAGTCCACGTTCACCACGAGCGGCTTCAGTGTCTCCGTTATTATCCAGGACCTATTCTTCGAGTCCCACCTGTGGCATTATCAAGACAAACACGCCTGACTGGCACTGAAACGGCATCAGCTACAGCTGTGACTGATGGCATCGATGCATGTATGGAGCCTTTGGATGCAATTCATTGAAAATACATGAATTGCAAAAGAAATGTAGGATGAATAATTGTAAgcttttttaaaccaataaacCCTCATTCTTAAGCAGGCCAATATTTTATATGCTTACCCCATGAACAATCCAAAGTCTAAATTCCGCCCATGGAACAAATTacctgaaagacaaaaaaatgaaatgtaaaaaaaaaaatagatagtTATAACCCTGTACTGGTGCTGTTTCAAACACATGAAATGCAGtggttgtttctgtttttccctggTTCACAACCATAAAAcactaaagaaaaaatgaaaggtgGATTTAAAAAGAGGCACACCCAATGCTAATCATTGATCTTTTAAATCCTACCAGTTACTTTTAGTCCCCTTATATTTTTAttacgcatttgttttggcaaTGCCATAATCCAGGGTAATGTATGAAACTGACATACATTTACACTTAAGTACACCTACCAATGCAACCCAGGATAATTACCTTGCATTTAGGTATGTGAAACAGCAGAATCCATCACATATTCAAACCACTGGCCCACTAGTCAGGTTCTGCTCATAACccattacaccacactgctaCAGGTTTTAGCTTTGAGATGAGATCACACAATGTGGGAGAAGCTCACCGTTCGCATCCTCTGCAACCAGCGATGTGCACACTGTGAAGACCTCATAGAAAATATTGAACAGGACAACTTCTCCTGTaggacaaggggggggggggggatgatatTATACAGCATGCAggctttcattgtttttcatattGTTCATAGGAGTTCCGCGTGGTGTGTTACCCAGAGCAACGCCGGAATCCTGGGCGATTCCCTTGATCTCCTCATTGAAGGGGTAAGGCAGTGTGTTCACGATCAGAGGCTGGGGAACAGAGATTCGTTAAAATTAAAGACAAACACCTCCTTCATGAGAGTTCACCCAACAGGCCACTATCGAAAGTATTGGGAGGGCAGAGTCGCGATAAGGGACATTCGCGTATGACAGGGCATATGGGCTGGAACTCTTCAAAGGaacaaacagcagcaaaacATAGGGGAGACTCTTGAGACTTCATGAGAGCTTGTCCTAACAATCCTTTGTGAATCCTCCTTAAAAACCCCACTTGATTTATTCCACCATTATAATCGAAAATAAAAGCCAGTAATGAAATTTGGGACACGAAGCCTCAACTAATTGAGGTGTTCATGTTTGCATTATAATGTGTAGTTTTACCAGTGATGTGTAGGTTACAGCTATAATCTATGgaaacaaaagcacagaaacGTGTTTGCGAGAACAAAAAATTCCCTTGCAGGACTAAGAACTGCATGATAAAATGAAGCCCTCACCAGATCTCTATCCACAAGTTCGATTAGTTTCCCACTGGGAACGAAGGAGTTGGCCAAATCTTTGATGGCCTGGATCATGGAGAccaactaaattaaataaaattttgttaGTTACTGATGAACACAGATCAACATTCAAGCTTCTCCTTTCACAGTTATTTACTCTACATATAAAGACAGTCAATTTAATTAACAGGAGTCAAATTTAAACCTCTGCTTCATGGAATTgcagtattttaattacatacAGAAGGCTATTCAAAAATTAGTATCAAAACAATGTAATTCAGGGAACACAAAGTATTCAATCAAATTTGTATGTGATTATGTATGCAGTAATCCAATTCCTCTATTTGTTTAGCAAACTCGGTGAGTGTGATTACTGAAATATCAGTAAACCTGcgcaacatattttaaaattaaagggCAAGACTTGCATGAAAGAAGGGAAATGATGTGTACAACTACAACTAAACTACTTACATTTGCTTTCTTGTCAGTAATTACTTCGGTCCATCGTTTGCTGGGGGGTAAATCCAAGTCTACCGTATACCAGGTGACCGCACCTTTGAAACTGCAAACAGTACTGCACTTTAATGTCACTGTCACACGTATTGTACTAACCATTCTATTTTCTCTGGACATAATTACATCAACTGTTCCCTTTCTTAATCATAATCATTACAGAAACTACTACTTCTCACAGCTACTAGTTTACGTAATTTGCCAATCATATTCCCTGAGAGCTCGGGCTTTAACTTGGCAAAGTTTAAGACACAGGAGCATTCTACAAGAGACTGTCATTATGATGACTGAATGGTAACAGAAATTATCGCTGCAGAATGCTTCATACATATGACAGTCACTCTGAAAGTACTAGATGTACCACAGCAAGCAGAAACACGCCTGTGTCATTACAAAACCGTAGTGTGGGAAGGTTCACACTACTGCAGTTGATATGTCACTTAAAATtctgtaataataaaaaggagACATACGTTGGACCTCTTGGTGGATACATGCCAGAGCGGCATTCCTCGGTGTACTGCAATCAAGAAGGATATTTAAGATAACAGGTTAGATTACCGTTAGTTGCCGGGGAACTTAACAAAATAGCACCTGTATTGATAACTGAATGCTCGTCAGAAAGTGCGACTGTAACAACAGTTTATGCAataagctagctagcaatcCGGTTCactaaataatacataaataaaaacgaGACAAGCTACTGCGTGATGAAAGTTAGTCAGCTACTGAGAAAATAAGTTACCTAGCTAACTAGCAAGAAAAGCTATACAAGCAATGTGGCCAATGGGCCACTTAGTAAACTTAAGTGTAATCACAACAGCAAGCTTGCTATTAGCCAAACGGAAAACGACATACCGGAGGCACATACTGCGTCGATACTAGCGTACAAAGAAAACCGAGGACGAAGCAACATATCAAACCGCTGgccatttttgtatgttatCGATAGCCGCAACTAAAGTTAGCGAGCTACTTCCCTTAGTTCCACTGATTCAACAAACAAGGAAGTATTCAGTAACATCGTCTCGCTCGTGACTTTCAACGCTAATGGAATGTACCTCTTTCAAACAGGGGGCCCTAAAGGATTTGTTACTCATATTATATTCCGAATCAGTTAAGAATTTATTTGTTCGACATGTCGTACTTGGAGATAGGCAAAGATAATCAACAATTTAAAGTTGACATTAACGTTTAagtctcctttaaaaaaaaaaaagttatctcTACccatctcctcccccctcaTCGGTAGGATCATGTGGTCTactcaaaataaataaggaagtGAAATGGAAACATGTGATTTCGATCTTGCTTGTGATCTAATTATTGCAAAACAGCCTGGGATGGTGGTACCAGAGCTGGTCATTGGGGTGAAAGGTAATTTTAAACATTCCAGTTTATTTCCTCATTAGCGTTCCTTCTAATGAAAAGGAAGGGCTTCACATAAGGATGGTGTGGTGTCATCAGGTGCCTTTGATGTGCTATATCTTAGAATGAACAAGTCCGTGTATTGTCATTGCAGCAAAGCCATATCCCCACATAGCACATCGTGCTGTATGGAGATAGCGCGGTGGTAGGACAATAGGTCACCCAAGTCTCGAGACTCTCAGTGCCTCTGCGTAAATAAGGTTAAAGTGCGGCAAAATACAGCTTGTGAAGTTCCAAACAGCTGTCAAATATACAAGTGCTGCTTCAATTATGCCACTGCGATATTTCAAATTGTACCTGTTCAGCTATTCAGTAATAAATACCA
This region of Anguilla anguilla isolate fAngAng1 chromosome 5, fAngAng1.pri, whole genome shotgun sequence genomic DNA includes:
- the asah1b gene encoding N-acylsphingosine amidohydrolase (acid ceramidase) 1b, producing MASGLICCFVLGFLCTLVSTQYVPPYTEECRSGMYPPRGPTFKGAVTWYTVDLDLPPSKRWTEVITDKKANLVSMIQAIKDLANSFVPSGKLIELVDRDLPLIVNTLPYPFNEEIKGIAQDSGVALGEVVLFNIFYEVFTVCTSLVAEDANGNLFHGRNLDFGLFMGWDSKNRSWIITETLKPLVVNVDFTRNNRTVFKSTNFAGYVGMLTGIRPHTFTLTMNERFSLDGGYIGILEWILGKRDGMWMSFLTRSVLENATSYEEAKNRLAQTKLLAPAYFILGGNQTGQGCVITRSRVLSLDIWELDRKQNRWYVLETNYDHWKDPFFLDDRRTPAMKCMNQTMQANISIKTIYDVLSTKPVLNKLTTYTTLMEVSKGRLESYIRDCPNPCMPW